A DNA window from Sphingomonas profundi contains the following coding sequences:
- a CDS encoding efflux RND transporter permease subunit produces the protein MNFRNISAWAIRNPVPPIVLFVALTLAGIVAFMGMDVNNNPDVSFPAAQVIVTQPGAAPTELETQVTQRVEAAVRGINGVDELSSFVSEGSSTTTVQFSIGTPVDRAVTDVREAVARIRSDLPEGILEPQIVRVDIDGGPIAYFSVEAVDMSLEQLSWFVDNTIAKRLLAVPGMAQVKRGGGVTREIRVILDPARMQAQGITASQVNAQLRQTNVNAAGGRAEIAGSEQSVRVLGNAQDAYALGQKLISVGNGRTVKLSDIAEVRDLYAEQRSLSKMNGRQVLSFSLVKAKGYSDLTVYEEGMKALDKIKQQNPKIHFTQLYTSVDYTRSQYHSAIDAMIEGAVLAVLVVFLFLRDWRATLISALAIPLSAIPAFWAMDLMGFTLNGLSLLALSLVAGVLVDDAIVEIENIVRHMRMGKTAYQASIDAADEIGLAVLATTMAIVAVFLPVGLMPGISGQFFKNFGLTIVAAVLLSLAVARLITPMVAAYFLKAHGHAPHGENWLMRRYMALLSVSLRYRWWTLAAGGLAFLLTIAAFATLPFNFQPTINTDYSQVKIQMVPGSTLNQTTYVADEATAVLKSAPEVTAAFSDIEVGSGEIYVTLDHKRKRTSIEVERALAPKLAAIPDARVTFQSQSGGLGRDITIMLAGDDPDQLNATALKVVDGMRGIPELRSPRVDGDLQRPEIVIRPRFDLAADMGVTTSALSQTIRIATLGDIDQNVAKFSLADRQIPIRVAINENARRNLSTVENLPVPTAMGGSVPLKVVADIGFGAGPSQLRRYNQTRRIVIGADLAPGAEAGVANPKIEALPAMKNLPAGVERVKFGDSKWQAELVKNFIVAVVSGTLLVFAVLVLLYKRVMPPFVNMGSLLLAPLGGAVALHLTGQAVSMPVMIGLLMLLGIVAKNSILLVDFALEEMGKGVPREQAILDAGHKRAQPIVMTTVAMVAGMVPIALSLSGDGSWRAPMGITVIGGLLLSTILTLVIVPATFSLAVGLEEWLGPRLGRRLTNNEPREPAPAPMPAE, from the coding sequence ATGAACTTCCGCAACATATCGGCCTGGGCGATCCGCAATCCGGTGCCGCCGATCGTGCTGTTCGTGGCGCTGACCCTGGCCGGCATCGTCGCGTTCATGGGCATGGACGTGAACAACAATCCGGACGTCAGCTTCCCGGCGGCGCAGGTGATCGTCACCCAGCCCGGCGCCGCGCCGACCGAGCTGGAGACGCAGGTGACGCAGCGCGTCGAGGCGGCGGTGCGCGGCATCAACGGCGTGGACGAGCTCTCCTCCTTCGTCAGCGAGGGATCGTCGACCACCACCGTGCAATTCTCGATCGGCACGCCGGTCGATCGCGCCGTGACCGACGTGCGCGAGGCCGTCGCCCGCATCCGCAGCGATCTGCCCGAAGGCATACTCGAGCCGCAGATCGTGCGCGTCGATATCGACGGCGGGCCGATCGCCTATTTCTCGGTCGAGGCGGTCGACATGTCGCTGGAGCAGCTGAGCTGGTTCGTCGACAACACGATCGCCAAGCGGCTGCTGGCCGTGCCCGGCATGGCGCAGGTGAAGCGCGGCGGCGGCGTGACGCGCGAGATCCGCGTCATCCTCGATCCCGCCCGCATGCAGGCGCAGGGCATCACCGCCAGCCAGGTGAACGCGCAGCTGCGGCAGACGAACGTGAACGCCGCCGGCGGCCGGGCGGAGATCGCCGGTTCCGAGCAGTCCGTCCGCGTGCTGGGCAACGCGCAGGATGCCTATGCGCTAGGGCAGAAGCTCATCTCGGTCGGCAACGGCCGCACGGTGAAGCTGTCCGACATCGCCGAGGTGCGCGATCTCTACGCCGAGCAGCGCAGCCTCTCGAAGATGAACGGGCGGCAGGTGCTGAGCTTCAGCCTGGTCAAGGCCAAGGGCTATTCGGACCTGACCGTCTACGAAGAGGGCATGAAGGCGCTCGACAAGATCAAGCAGCAGAACCCGAAGATCCACTTCACCCAGCTCTACACCAGCGTCGACTACACCCGCAGCCAGTACCATTCGGCGATCGACGCGATGATCGAGGGCGCCGTGCTGGCGGTGCTCGTGGTGTTCCTGTTCCTGCGGGACTGGCGGGCGACCCTGATCTCGGCACTCGCCATCCCGCTGTCGGCGATCCCCGCCTTCTGGGCGATGGATCTCATGGGATTTACGCTGAACGGGCTCAGCCTGCTCGCCCTCAGCCTAGTGGCGGGCGTGCTGGTGGACGACGCCATCGTGGAGATCGAGAATATCGTCCGCCACATGCGCATGGGCAAGACGGCGTACCAGGCGTCGATCGACGCCGCCGACGAGATCGGCCTGGCGGTGCTGGCGACGACGATGGCGATCGTCGCGGTGTTCCTGCCGGTCGGCCTCATGCCCGGCATATCCGGCCAGTTCTTCAAGAATTTCGGCCTCACGATCGTGGCGGCGGTGCTGCTGAGCCTGGCCGTCGCGCGCCTCATCACGCCGATGGTCGCCGCTTATTTCCTGAAGGCGCACGGCCATGCGCCGCACGGCGAGAACTGGCTGATGCGCCGCTACATGGCGCTGCTCTCCGTCTCGCTACGGTATCGCTGGTGGACGCTGGCGGCAGGCGGCCTCGCCTTCCTGCTGACGATCGCCGCCTTCGCCACGCTGCCGTTCAACTTCCAGCCGACGATCAACACCGATTACAGCCAGGTGAAGATCCAGATGGTGCCGGGCTCCACCCTGAACCAGACGACGTACGTGGCCGACGAGGCGACCGCCGTGCTGAAGTCGGCGCCCGAGGTGACGGCCGCCTTCTCCGATATCGAGGTGGGTTCGGGCGAGATCTACGTGACCCTGGATCACAAGCGGAAGCGCACCAGCATCGAGGTGGAGCGGGCGCTGGCGCCCAAGCTGGCCGCCATCCCCGATGCGCGCGTGACGTTCCAGTCGCAGAGCGGGGGCCTTGGCCGCGACATCACGATCATGCTGGCCGGCGACGATCCGGATCAGCTGAACGCCACCGCCCTGAAGGTGGTGGACGGCATGCGCGGCATCCCCGAACTGCGCAGCCCGCGCGTGGACGGCGATCTCCAGCGGCCGGAAATCGTGATTCGCCCGCGCTTCGATCTGGCGGCCGACATGGGCGTCACCACCTCGGCCCTCAGCCAGACGATCCGCATCGCGACCCTGGGCGACATCGACCAGAACGTCGCCAAATTCTCGCTGGCCGATCGCCAGATCCCGATCCGCGTCGCGATCAACGAGAATGCGCGGCGCAACCTCTCCACGGTCGAGAATCTGCCGGTGCCGACGGCGATGGGCGGATCGGTGCCGCTGAAGGTGGTGGCCGATATCGGCTTCGGCGCCGGCCCCTCGCAGCTGCGCCGCTACAACCAGACGCGGCGCATCGTCATCGGCGCGGATCTGGCGCCCGGCGCGGAGGCGGGCGTCGCCAACCCGAAGATCGAGGCGCTGCCGGCGATGAAGAACCTGCCGGCCGGAGTGGAGCGGGTGAAGTTCGGCGACAGCAAGTGGCAGGCGGAGCTCGTCAAGAACTTCATCGTCGCGGTCGTCTCCGGCACCCTGCTGGTGTTCGCGGTGCTGGTGCTGCTCTACAAGCGGGTGATGCCGCCCTTCGTCAACATGGGCTCGCTGCTGCTGGCACCGCTGGGCGGCGCGGTGGCGCTGCACCTCACCGGGCAGGCCGTGTCGATGCCGGTGATGATCGGTTTGCTGATGCTGCTGGGCATCGTCGCCAAGAACTCGATCCTGCTCGTGGATTTCGCGCTGGAGGAGATGGGCAAGGGCGTGCCACGCGAACAGGCGATCCTGGATGCCGGCCACAAGCGCGCCCAGCCGATCGTGATGACGACGGTGGCGATGGTCGCCGGCATGGTGCCGATCGCGCTCAGCCTGTCCGGCGACGGCAGCTGGCGGGCGCCGATGGGCATCACCGTGATCGGCGGCCTGCTGCTCTCCACGATCCTGACCCTGGTGATCGTGCCCGCCACGTTCAGCCTGGCGGTGGGGCTGGAGGAGTGGCTCGGCCCGCGCCTCGGCCGGCGCCTGACCAACAACGAGCCGCGCGAGCCCGCGCCCGCGCCGATGCCGGCCGAGTAG
- a CDS encoding DUF445 domain-containing protein, which yields MRVVATGLLVAMAGLYLLARALIGAHPAWGFVRAFAEAAMVGGLADWFAVTALFRHPLGLPIPHTAIIPRNKDRIGDNLATFLRENFLTASIVARRMRRLDLATAAGRFLAQPPESQGRLREGASRLVANVLEALDQERLGGMVKGAIATRLRALDVSPMIGQALGAAMAEDRHVPLLDSVIVWVGRTLDANEGLVRAMVSKRAGAIMRWTGLDEKLANSIVDGLRRLVDEIVADPAHPLRAKAEEALARLADDLQHDPEMQAKVARLRDEILANPAITRWIDGLWESARAGLLRAARDPQATMAGKFGEALRQLGDTLQQDARLRHTINQFARRAMVGTVASYGDAIVRLVSDTIRGWDARTITGRLESAVGRDLQYIRINGTIVGGLVGLALHAIDLLL from the coding sequence ATGCGGGTGGTGGCGACCGGCCTGCTGGTGGCGATGGCCGGGCTCTACCTGCTCGCCCGCGCGCTGATCGGCGCGCATCCCGCCTGGGGCTTCGTGCGCGCCTTTGCCGAGGCGGCGATGGTGGGCGGGCTGGCGGACTGGTTCGCGGTGACGGCCCTGTTCCGTCATCCACTGGGCCTGCCAATCCCGCACACCGCCATCATCCCGCGCAACAAGGATCGCATCGGCGACAATCTCGCCACCTTCCTGCGCGAGAACTTCCTCACCGCCTCCATCGTCGCGCGGCGGATGCGAAGGCTGGACCTCGCCACCGCCGCCGGCCGCTTCCTCGCCCAGCCGCCGGAGAGCCAGGGGCGGCTGCGGGAGGGCGCCTCGCGCCTCGTCGCGAACGTGCTGGAGGCGCTCGATCAGGAGCGGCTCGGCGGCATGGTGAAGGGGGCGATCGCCACGCGGCTGCGGGCGCTGGACGTCTCGCCGATGATCGGCCAGGCGCTGGGCGCGGCAATGGCCGAGGACCGGCACGTGCCGCTGCTCGATTCGGTGATCGTCTGGGTGGGGCGCACCCTGGACGCGAACGAGGGCCTCGTCCGCGCGATGGTGAGCAAGCGCGCCGGCGCGATCATGCGCTGGACCGGGCTGGACGAGAAGCTCGCCAACTCGATCGTCGATGGCTTGCGCCGGCTGGTCGACGAGATCGTCGCCGATCCGGCCCACCCCCTGCGCGCCAAGGCGGAGGAGGCGCTGGCCCGGCTGGCCGACGATCTGCAGCACGATCCGGAGATGCAGGCCAAGGTCGCCCGGCTGCGGGACGAGATCCTCGCCAACCCGGCGATCACGCGGTGGATCGACGGCCTGTGGGAGAGTGCGCGCGCCGGGCTGCTGCGCGCGGCGCGCGACCCGCAGGCGACGATGGCGGGCAAGTTCGGCGAGGCGCTGCGCCAGCTTGGCGACACGCTGCAGCAGGATGCGCGGCTGCGTCACACGATCAACCAGTTCGCGCGCCGCGCGATGGTGGGCACGGTGGCGAGCTACGGCGACGCGATCGTGCGGCTGGTATCGGATACGATCCGCGGCTGGGATGCGCGCACCATCACTGGCCGGCTGGAGTCGGCGGTAGGGCGCGACCTGCAATATATCCGGATCAACGGCACGATCGTCGGCGGGCTGGTGGGCCTGGCGCTCCACGCGATCGACCTGCTGCTCTGA
- the murA gene encoding UDP-N-acetylglucosamine 1-carboxyvinyltransferase produces the protein MDKIIIRGGKRLSGRLPVSGAKNAALTLLPCALLTDGPLTLGNLPRLADVDSFGHLLNELGVSTTVKRAPGEDYARQMTLNAERIAATVAPYDIVRKMRASILVLGPLLARAGEATVSLPGGCAIGNRPIDLHLKALEALGAEIEFAAGYVRAIAPDGGLRGGRIVFPVVSVGATENALMAAVLAKGETIIDNAAREPEITDLARCLVAMGAGIEGIGTERLVVHGADRLHGADYNVMPDRIEAGSYACAAAITGGEIELAGARAEDMTAILAGLEEAGASVTIGEDGIRVGVDGRLKPLTIATAPFPAFPTDMQAQFMAMVALADGASVFTETIFENRYMHVPELARMGADVQVRGRTAVVRGVEGLIGAEVMATDLRASMSLVLAGLAAEGETQVHRVYHLDRGYERLEEKLSGVGADIERASD, from the coding sequence ATGGACAAGATCATCATCAGGGGCGGCAAGCGCCTTTCGGGCCGTCTGCCTGTCTCCGGCGCCAAGAATGCGGCGCTCACCCTGCTGCCCTGCGCGCTGCTGACGGACGGGCCGCTCACTCTCGGCAACCTGCCGCGGCTGGCCGATGTCGACAGCTTCGGCCACCTGCTGAACGAACTCGGCGTCTCCACCACCGTGAAGCGCGCGCCGGGCGAGGATTACGCCCGCCAGATGACGCTCAATGCGGAGCGGATCGCCGCCACCGTCGCACCCTACGATATCGTGCGGAAGATGCGCGCCTCCATCCTGGTGCTCGGCCCGCTGCTGGCACGCGCGGGTGAGGCGACGGTGTCGCTGCCGGGCGGCTGCGCGATCGGCAACCGCCCGATCGACCTCCACCTGAAGGCGCTGGAAGCGCTTGGCGCGGAGATAGAGTTCGCCGCCGGCTACGTCCGCGCGATCGCGCCCGATGGCGGCCTGCGGGGCGGACGCATCGTCTTTCCCGTCGTGTCGGTGGGCGCCACCGAGAACGCCCTGATGGCCGCCGTGCTGGCCAAGGGCGAGACCATCATCGACAATGCCGCCCGCGAGCCGGAGATCACCGATCTCGCGCGATGCCTGGTCGCTATGGGCGCGGGGATCGAGGGGATCGGCACGGAGCGGCTCGTCGTCCACGGCGCCGATCGCCTGCACGGCGCCGACTATAACGTGATGCCCGATCGGATAGAGGCCGGCAGCTACGCCTGCGCCGCCGCGATCACCGGCGGCGAGATCGAGCTGGCAGGCGCCCGCGCCGAGGACATGACCGCGATCCTCGCCGGGCTCGAGGAGGCCGGCGCATCGGTGACGATCGGCGAGGACGGGATACGGGTTGGCGTGGACGGTCGGCTGAAACCGCTGACGATAGCGACCGCGCCGTTCCCCGCCTTTCCCACCGACATGCAGGCGCAGTTCATGGCGATGGTCGCGCTGGCCGACGGCGCGAGCGTGTTCACCGAGACGATCTTCGAGAATCGCTACATGCACGTGCCGGAACTCGCCCGCATGGGGGCGGACGTGCAGGTGCGCGGACGCACGGCCGTGGTGCGCGGCGTGGAGGGGCTGATCGGCGCCGAGGTGATGGCGACCGACCTGCGCGCCTCGATGAGCCTCGTGCTGGCGGGGCTGGCGGCGGAGGGCGAGACGCAGGTCCATCGCGTCTACCATCTCGATCGCGGCTACGAGCGGCTGGAGGAGAAGCTCTCCGGCGTGGGCGCCGATATCGAGCGCGCGTCCGACTGA
- the clpS gene encoding ATP-dependent Clp protease adapter ClpS — protein MAGRKDADDGQSGLGVATRTRTRTKKPQPYKVLMLNDDYTPMEFVVLCLQRFFRMSIEDATRVMLHVHQKGVGVCGVFSYEVAETKVGQVIDFARQNQHPLQCTLEKA, from the coding sequence ATGGCGGGACGCAAGGATGCCGACGATGGCCAGTCCGGCCTCGGCGTCGCCACGCGCACGCGCACGCGCACGAAGAAGCCGCAGCCCTACAAGGTGCTGATGCTGAACGACGACTATACGCCGATGGAGTTCGTCGTCCTCTGCCTCCAGCGCTTTTTCCGCATGAGCATCGAGGATGCGACGCGGGTTATGCTGCACGTCCACCAGAAGGGCGTCGGCGTGTGCGGCGTGTTCAGCTACGAGGTGGCCGAGACGAAGGTGGGGCAGGTGATCGATTTCGCCCGCCAGAACCAGCATCCGCTGCAATGCACGCTGGAGAAGGCCTGA
- a CDS encoding phasin family protein, translated as MSEASDHGGKGGRKPPVRPAAKSIVKAVAQPAKSAAAPVVPAPEPVPVVSMSHEPAPTNSPLPAATIPQAPPLAAAPAKAEPAMSAIEVAAAPEPTLEEKIASAVAPVAPADEPAPLPDAEPSPVPAPAAAETTAAPTPVAAPEADPVATESGKPEPIVRPQTPSVAAFMFAPAMTKGLFDMATTFDSATAAPAVATEKMKAVFGGLNDRAKTAMEKSAKLGEEMTELTKGNVEALVASGKVAAKGAETMAQEAAEYGKKSFESATAMFKSLASAKSPTELFQLQSEFAKSSFDSAVAEASKLSEAWVKLAGEMVQPISNRYAVAAEKLKAAAL; from the coding sequence ATGAGCGAGGCTAGTGATCATGGCGGGAAGGGTGGCCGCAAGCCGCCTGTACGGCCTGCCGCCAAGTCCATCGTCAAGGCTGTCGCGCAACCGGCTAAGTCCGCTGCTGCTCCAGTGGTCCCTGCACCCGAGCCCGTGCCCGTCGTGTCGATGAGCCATGAGCCTGCGCCGACGAACAGCCCGCTCCCGGCTGCAACCATTCCCCAGGCACCGCCGCTCGCTGCGGCGCCTGCCAAGGCCGAGCCGGCGATGAGCGCGATCGAGGTCGCAGCCGCGCCGGAGCCGACGCTTGAGGAAAAGATCGCGTCCGCAGTCGCGCCAGTCGCGCCGGCGGACGAACCGGCGCCGCTTCCGGACGCCGAACCATCGCCAGTGCCGGCACCTGCCGCTGCTGAGACGACAGCGGCTCCGACACCCGTTGCCGCCCCCGAAGCGGATCCGGTCGCGACCGAATCCGGCAAGCCCGAACCGATTGTTCGCCCGCAAACCCCATCCGTCGCAGCGTTCATGTTCGCGCCGGCCATGACCAAAGGACTGTTCGATATGGCTACCACGTTCGATTCCGCCACCGCCGCTCCCGCCGTCGCCACCGAGAAGATGAAGGCCGTGTTCGGCGGCCTCAACGATCGCGCCAAGACCGCGATGGAGAAGAGCGCCAAGCTCGGCGAAGAGATGACCGAGCTGACCAAGGGCAATGTCGAGGCGCTCGTCGCGTCCGGCAAGGTCGCCGCCAAGGGCGCCGAGACGATGGCGCAGGAAGCCGCCGAATATGGCAAGAAGAGCTTCGAGAGCGCGACCGCCATGTTCAAGAGCCTGGCTTCCGCCAAGAGCCCGACCGAGCTGTTCCAGCTGCAGAGCGAGTTCGCCAAGTCCTCGTTCGACAGCGCCGTCGCCGAGGCGTCGAAGCTGAGCGAGGCCTGGGTGAAGCTGGCCGGCGAGATGGTGCAGCCGATCTCGAACCGCTACGCCGTTGCCGCCGAGAAGCTGAAGGCCGCCGCGCTCTGA
- a CDS encoding PHA/PHB synthase family protein: MPSLNDLQYWTGMIGRAQQMMLEALSEATMKAEAEGASGGAAPALPALVDAAGVAHMQADFWQRSADLWQRFLQPGGDPHPLAAAADADRRFSSPHWRDSPVFDMIRQSYLMIADHMLKSVEALDGVDERQREQLRFATRSFTDAMSPSNFFLTNPQVLERTFATKGANLLKGLEYMLTDLKKGQLTHTDPNAFEVGRNVAATPGKVVKETPLYQLIQYSPTTETVYETPLVIFPPWINRFYILDLNPQKSFIRWAVEQGLTVFVVSWKSADASLIGVTMEDYVLRGQLDAIETVRDLLGVEAVHTIGYCVAGTNLAALLAWLAARGEAGKVASATFFTAQVDFSRSGDLKVFIDDEQMKMIEAIAGDAGYLDGRYMAVTFNLLRGRDLIWSYVVNNYLMGEDYPPFDLLHWNSDTTNLPLKWHQAYLADLYRDNKLVEPGAITLDGTPIDLTKVETPSYIQAGREDHIAPAESVWKITDHFRGPLRFLLAGSGHIAGVVNPPISKKYQYWINEAKVGSLDEFIAGATETKGSWWPDWIAWIDRLGSGHVDAAGARIPGAGKLPAIEDAPGRYVRMR, from the coding sequence ATGCCGTCGCTGAACGATCTCCAATATTGGACCGGCATGATCGGGCGCGCCCAGCAGATGATGCTGGAGGCGCTGAGCGAGGCGACGATGAAGGCGGAGGCGGAGGGCGCCTCGGGCGGGGCTGCGCCGGCGCTGCCCGCGCTCGTCGATGCGGCGGGCGTGGCGCACATGCAGGCCGATTTCTGGCAGCGCAGCGCCGATCTGTGGCAGCGCTTCCTGCAACCCGGCGGCGATCCGCACCCGCTGGCGGCTGCGGCGGATGCCGATCGCCGATTCTCCTCGCCGCACTGGCGGGATTCGCCGGTGTTCGACATGATCCGGCAGAGCTACCTGATGATCGCCGACCATATGCTGAAGAGCGTCGAGGCGCTCGACGGCGTGGACGAGCGGCAGCGCGAGCAGCTGCGCTTCGCCACCCGCTCCTTCACCGACGCCATGAGCCCCTCCAACTTCTTCCTTACCAACCCGCAGGTGCTGGAGCGGACGTTCGCGACAAAGGGCGCGAACCTGCTGAAGGGCCTGGAATATATGCTGACCGACCTGAAGAAGGGGCAGCTGACCCACACCGATCCGAACGCGTTCGAGGTGGGCCGCAACGTGGCCGCGACGCCCGGCAAGGTCGTCAAGGAGACGCCGCTCTACCAGCTGATCCAATATTCCCCGACGACGGAGACGGTGTACGAGACGCCGCTCGTCATCTTCCCGCCGTGGATCAACCGCTTCTACATCCTCGATCTCAACCCGCAGAAGAGCTTCATCCGCTGGGCGGTGGAGCAGGGGCTGACCGTGTTCGTCGTCTCCTGGAAGTCGGCCGACGCCAGCCTGATCGGCGTGACGATGGAGGATTACGTCCTGCGCGGCCAGCTGGACGCGATCGAGACCGTGCGCGACCTGCTTGGCGTGGAGGCCGTGCATACGATCGGCTACTGCGTGGCCGGCACCAACCTGGCCGCGCTGCTCGCATGGCTGGCAGCGCGCGGCGAGGCGGGCAAGGTGGCGAGCGCCACCTTCTTCACCGCCCAGGTGGATTTCAGCCGATCCGGCGACCTGAAGGTCTTCATCGACGACGAGCAGATGAAGATGATCGAGGCGATCGCCGGCGACGCCGGCTATCTCGACGGCCGCTACATGGCCGTGACGTTCAACCTGCTGCGCGGGCGCGACCTGATCTGGAGCTACGTCGTCAACAATTACCTGATGGGCGAGGATTATCCGCCGTTCGATCTGCTGCACTGGAACAGCGATACCACCAACCTGCCGCTGAAATGGCATCAGGCCTATCTGGCCGACCTCTATCGCGACAACAAGCTGGTGGAGCCGGGCGCGATCACGCTGGACGGCACGCCGATCGACCTGACGAAGGTGGAGACGCCATCTTATATCCAGGCCGGGCGCGAGGACCATATCGCGCCGGCGGAGAGCGTGTGGAAGATCACCGACCATTTCCGCGGACCGCTGCGCTTCCTCCTCGCCGGATCCGGCCATATCGCCGGCGTGGTGAACCCGCCCATCAGCAAGAAGTACCAATATTGGATCAATGAGGCGAAGGTCGGATCGCTGGACGAGTTCATCGCCGGCGCCACCGAGACCAAGGGCAGCTGGTGGCCGGACTGGATCGCGTGGATCGATCGACTTGGATCGGGCCACGTGGATGCCGCGGGTGCGCGCATTCCGGGAGCCGGCAAGCTTCCCGCGATCGAGGATGCGCCTGGACGATATGTTCGCATGCGGTGA
- a CDS encoding LL-diaminopimelate aminotransferase: MSEDFYRIKRLPPYVIAEVNAMRAAARARGEDIIDLGMGNPDLPPPQHVIDKLCEVARKPDAHGYSASKGIPGLRRAQANYYGTRFGVDLDPDSEVVVTLGSKEGLANLAQAITAPGDVVLAPNPSYPIHTFGFIIAGATIRSVPTTPDEHYWESLDRAVKFTVPKPSVLVVGYPSNPTAEVVDLAFYERLVAWAKENRIWVLSDLAYSELYYDDCPTPSILQVPGAKDVAVEFTSVSKTYSMAGWRIGFAVGNKTLIAALTRVKSYLDYGAFTPIQAAAVAAINGPQDIVEKNRQLYKRRRDVMVESFGRAGWDIPVPRASMFAWAPLPPALAHLGSLEFSKQLLTHAGVAVAAGVGYGEEGEGHVRIAMVENEQRIRQAARNVKRYLQSMGVNTPAQGAA, from the coding sequence ATGTCCGAGGATTTCTACCGCATCAAACGCCTGCCGCCCTATGTCATCGCCGAAGTGAACGCGATGCGGGCAGCAGCGCGCGCGCGCGGCGAGGACATCATCGATCTCGGCATGGGCAACCCCGATCTGCCGCCGCCGCAGCACGTGATCGACAAATTGTGCGAGGTCGCGCGCAAGCCCGATGCGCACGGCTATTCGGCGTCGAAGGGCATCCCCGGGCTGCGCCGCGCGCAGGCGAACTATTACGGCACCCGCTTCGGCGTCGATCTCGATCCGGACAGCGAGGTGGTGGTGACGCTCGGCTCCAAGGAGGGGCTGGCGAACCTCGCCCAGGCGATCACCGCACCGGGCGACGTCGTCCTGGCGCCGAATCCGTCCTACCCGATCCACACGTTCGGCTTCATCATCGCCGGCGCCACGATCCGCTCTGTGCCGACCACGCCGGACGAGCATTACTGGGAGTCGCTCGATCGCGCGGTGAAGTTCACCGTGCCCAAACCGTCTGTGCTGGTGGTCGGCTATCCGTCCAATCCCACCGCCGAGGTGGTCGATCTCGCCTTCTACGAGCGGCTGGTGGCCTGGGCGAAGGAGAACAGGATCTGGGTGCTCTCGGACCTCGCCTACTCCGAGCTCTACTATGACGATTGCCCGACGCCCTCGATCCTGCAGGTGCCCGGCGCCAAGGACGTGGCGGTTGAGTTCACCAGCGTCTCCAAGACGTACAGCATGGCCGGCTGGCGGATCGGCTTCGCGGTCGGCAACAAGACGCTGATCGCGGCGCTCACCCGCGTGAAGAGCTATCTCGATTACGGCGCCTTCACGCCGATCCAGGCGGCCGCCGTCGCCGCGATCAACGGGCCGCAGGATATCGTCGAGAAGAACCGGCAGCTCTACAAGCGCCGTCGCGACGTGATGGTGGAGAGCTTCGGCCGCGCCGGCTGGGATATTCCGGTGCCGCGCGCATCCATGTTCGCGTGGGCGCCGCTGCCGCCGGCGCTCGCGCATCTCGGCAGTCTGGAGTTTTCCAAGCAGCTGCTCACCCATGCCGGCGTCGCGGTGGCGGCGGGCGTCGGCTATGGCGAGGAGGGCGAAGGCCATGTCCGCATCGCCATGGTGGAGAACGAGCAGCGCATCCGCCAGGCCGCGCGCAACGTGAAGCGCTATCTGCAGAGCATGGGCGTCAACACGCCGGCGCAGGGTGCGGCGTGA
- a CDS encoding DUF2721 domain-containing protein yields the protein MAGPVAQISDIAHTIQLAVAPVFMLAGIGSFLNVLTGRLGRVVDRARFLADQHRQDVGDRIERVRELRVLDRRIRLASIAIWLCTASALMICFVVAGLFVADLARLGFARTMAVGFVLAMLLLVAGLLVFLVEVRVAYRAIRISDDLLERKLRR from the coding sequence ATGGCAGGTCCCGTCGCCCAGATCTCGGATATCGCCCACACCATCCAGCTGGCGGTGGCGCCGGTGTTCATGCTGGCAGGCATCGGCAGCTTCCTCAACGTGCTGACCGGCCGGCTGGGCCGCGTGGTGGATCGCGCCCGCTTCCTCGCCGACCAGCACCGCCAAGACGTCGGCGACCGGATCGAGCGGGTGCGCGAGCTGCGCGTGCTCGATCGCCGCATCCGGCTCGCCAGCATCGCCATCTGGCTGTGCACGGCCAGCGCGCTGATGATCTGCTTCGTGGTGGCCGGCCTGTTCGTGGCGGACCTCGCCCGGCTGGGCTTCGCGCGCACGATGGCGGTTGGCTTCGTGCTGGCAATGCTGCTGCTGGTCGCCGGCCTGCTCGTCTTCCTCGTCGAGGTGCGTGTCGCCTATCGCGCGATCCGCATCAGCGACGATCTGCTGGAGCGCAAGCTGCGACGCTAG
- a CDS encoding pyridoxamine 5'-phosphate oxidase family protein, whose product MATDAEIEDSFWSALKTSPFIMLGLDGARDGHTQPMTAITEQDGSGPLWFFTSKDNGIVSALGQAHRAIATYTSKGHDLFATIHGELSVQTDKATIDRLWNPHVAAWFEGGKDDPKIALLRLDTETAQIWLSGSSMVAAVKRLFGRDPKKDYEGKVAEVTL is encoded by the coding sequence ATGGCCACCGACGCAGAAATCGAAGACAGCTTCTGGAGCGCGCTGAAGACGAGCCCGTTCATCATGCTCGGTCTGGACGGCGCCCGCGACGGCCACACCCAGCCGATGACCGCGATTACCGAGCAGGACGGCAGCGGACCGCTGTGGTTCTTCACCAGCAAAGACAATGGTATCGTGTCCGCGCTTGGTCAGGCCCATCGCGCGATCGCGACCTATACCTCCAAGGGGCACGATCTGTTCGCGACGATCCACGGCGAACTCTCCGTGCAGACCGACAAGGCGACGATCGATCGCTTGTGGAACCCGCATGTCGCGGCCTGGTTCGAGGGCGGCAAGGACGATCCGAAGATCGCGCTGCTGCGGCTGGATACGGAGACCGCGCAGATCTGGCTCAGCGGCTCCAGCATGGTCGCCGCCGTGAAGCGCCTGTTCGGGCGGGATCCGAAGAAGGACTATGAGGGCAAGGTCGCCGAAGTGACCTTGTGA